A portion of the Mesoplasma entomophilum genome contains these proteins:
- the pstB gene encoding phosphate ABC transporter ATP-binding protein PstB, with protein MSNTLKKDETFKGLNLNKNLKEDKPAKLPALSKRADVIKVTNFNFFYKGKKQALFDINMDIKENSITTFIGPSGCGKSTLLRSINRMNDLISGSTVEGSIEVFNEEIYKQGTDVSKLRTEVGMVFQKANPFPLSIYENVIYGPKTQGVKSKKILDQICEDSLRKAALWEEVKDKLETPALGLSGGQQQRLCIARAIAMHPKILLMDEPTSALDPIATLKVEELVLELKKEYTIVMVTHSLQQATRISDMTAYFLKGELIEYNTTKKIFISPKDSRTEDYISGRYGD; from the coding sequence ATGAGTAATACACTTAAAAAAGATGAAACTTTCAAAGGCTTAAATTTAAATAAAAATTTAAAAGAAGATAAGCCAGCAAAATTACCAGCTCTTTCAAAAAGAGCTGATGTTATTAAAGTAACAAACTTTAACTTTTTCTATAAAGGTAAAAAACAAGCTTTATTTGATATCAACATGGATATTAAAGAAAATTCTATTACAACTTTTATCGGCCCTTCAGGGTGTGGTAAATCTACACTTTTAAGATCAATTAACAGAATGAATGATTTAATAAGTGGCTCAACTGTTGAAGGATCAATTGAAGTATTTAATGAAGAAATTTATAAGCAAGGAACAGATGTTTCAAAATTAAGAACTGAAGTTGGTATGGTTTTTCAAAAAGCTAATCCATTTCCTTTATCAATTTATGAAAATGTAATTTATGGACCAAAAACACAAGGGGTTAAAAGCAAAAAAATATTAGACCAAATTTGTGAAGACTCACTAAGAAAAGCAGCACTTTGAGAAGAAGTAAAAGATAAATTAGAAACTCCAGCGCTTGGTCTTTCTGGTGGACAACAACAAAGACTATGTATTGCTAGAGCTATTGCAATGCATCCAAAAATTTTATTAATGGATGAACCAACATCTGCGTTAGACCCAATTGCAACTTTAAAAGTTGAAGAATTAGTCTTAGAACTTAAAAAAGAATATACTATAGTTATGGTTACTCATTCACTACAACAAGCAACAAGAATTAGTGATATGACAGCTTATTTCTTAAAAGGTGAGTTAATAGAATACAATACGACTAAAAAAATATTTATTAGTCCAAAAGACTCAAGAACAGAAGATTATATTTCAGGAAGGTATGGTGATTAG
- the ftsY gene encoding signal recognition particle-docking protein FtsY, with protein MGFWNKLKDKISGNQTEKQNNEEKTVKTEPIIEQKQLTEKEIAKKQKQKAKKEKAEKAIAKSALDFSKDIKKLSKKYKKMDDDFFDELEEVLIKTDMGMKMVLKISNNIRRKVKNTSEANEFREILAEEIYDIYTDGSKKVEELNFEDKRLNVFMVIGVNGTGKTTSLSKIANFYAEQNKKVLIAAADTFRAGAIEQLEEWVDKRLDNKVDLVKGKKQNQDPASVVFDALEKAKAEGYDLLLIDTAGRLQNKVNLMKELEKMYQIVHKFDKKAPHELLLVIDATTGQNGVMQAQEFNEVADISGIVLTKMDGTSKGGIALSIKDQLNIPVKLVGVGEQVDDIEKFDVDQYVYNLVVGFMEEREEDE; from the coding sequence ATGGGTTTTTGAAATAAGTTAAAAGATAAAATATCTGGCAATCAAACAGAAAAACAAAATAATGAGGAAAAGACAGTTAAAACTGAACCTATTATTGAGCAAAAACAACTAACTGAAAAAGAAATTGCTAAAAAACAAAAGCAAAAAGCAAAAAAAGAAAAGGCCGAAAAGGCAATTGCAAAATCAGCTTTAGATTTTTCAAAGGATATTAAAAAACTTTCTAAAAAATATAAAAAGATGGATGATGATTTCTTTGACGAACTTGAAGAAGTTTTAATTAAAACTGATATGGGTATGAAAATGGTTTTAAAAATTTCCAATAATATTAGAAGAAAAGTAAAAAACACGTCTGAAGCAAATGAATTTAGAGAAATTCTTGCTGAAGAAATTTATGATATTTATACAGACGGTTCTAAAAAAGTGGAAGAATTAAATTTCGAAGACAAAAGATTAAATGTTTTTATGGTTATTGGTGTAAATGGAACTGGAAAAACTACTTCATTATCAAAAATTGCAAATTTTTACGCTGAACAAAACAAAAAAGTTTTAATAGCGGCTGCTGACACATTTAGAGCAGGAGCTATTGAACAATTAGAAGAATGAGTTGATAAAAGACTTGATAATAAAGTTGACCTAGTAAAGGGAAAAAAACAAAATCAAGATCCTGCAAGTGTAGTATTTGATGCTTTAGAAAAGGCAAAAGCAGAGGGATATGATTTATTATTGATTGACACTGCTGGTAGATTACAAAATAAAGTTAACTTAATGAAAGAGTTAGAAAAAATGTATCAAATAGTTCATAAATTTGATAAAAAAGCACCACATGAGCTTTTATTGGTGATTGATGCAACAACAGGTCAAAATGGAGTTATGCAAGCTCAAGAGTTTAACGAAGTTGCTGACATTTCTGGTATTGTTTTAACAAAAATGGATGGAACAAGTAAAGGTGGTATTGCACTATCAATTAAAGATCAATTAAATATACCTGTTAAATTGGTGGGTGTTGGAGAACAAGTTGATGATATTGAAAAATTCGATGTAGACCAATATGTATATAATTTAGTAGTTGGTTTCATGGAAGAAAGAGAAGAAGATGAGTAA
- the phoU gene encoding phosphate signaling complex protein PhoU, translated as MSINKILDNDIRQLRSMLEDMIKETKVQFAETFEVITKNNVEGAAMIVEHDKIINDKLNEFTSTALWKIAKQQLVARDLRLAVGGILLAREIEIIADYSKKLCIFFSKFKPTKKYTTSILNLFQLVIDMLDSFSELFSNFDTNLVVKVMELESQINKEFEDLYSYLVKALKKAETNEEVIEISEAMKQAKNLERAGDHLLTVQEIVSFIRTGRFEETSEIYDNLKTLM; from the coding sequence ATGTCAATTAACAAAATTTTAGATAATGATATTCGACAACTAAGAAGCATGCTTGAAGACATGATTAAAGAAACTAAAGTTCAATTTGCTGAAACATTTGAAGTTATTACAAAAAATAACGTTGAAGGTGCAGCAATGATCGTAGAGCATGACAAAATTATTAATGATAAGTTGAATGAATTTACATCAACAGCACTTTGAAAAATTGCAAAACAACAATTAGTTGCTCGTGACCTAAGACTTGCTGTTGGAGGTATACTATTAGCTAGAGAAATTGAAATCATTGCGGATTACTCTAAAAAATTATGTATCTTTTTTTCAAAATTTAAACCAACAAAAAAATATACAACATCAATTCTAAATCTTTTTCAGTTAGTTATAGATATGTTAGATAGTTTTTCAGAACTATTTTCAAACTTTGATACAAATCTAGTTGTTAAAGTTATGGAACTTGAATCACAAATTAATAAAGAATTTGAAGACTTATATTCATATTTAGTAAAAGCTCTTAAAAAAGCTGAAACAAATGAAGAAGTGATAGAAATTTCAGAAGCTATGAAACAAGCTAAAAATCTGGAAAGAGCTGGAGATCACTTATTAACTGTTCAAGAAATTGTTTCATTCATTAGAACAGGAAGATTTGAAGAAACTTCAGAAATATATGACAATTTAAAAACATTGATGTAG
- a CDS encoding TIGR00282 family metallophosphoesterase, with translation MKVLMVGDIFAKPGREVFKKNIKSLIKDNQIDIVVVNGENTTHGKSISKEHYHFYKENYVDVITSGNHIFKNAEVLEYINQTPDLLKPLNMYKTPGNGYVIIEKNNKKICVLNLMGNNFMDPSNSVYETMDDFLSLKLSYDILLVDFHAETTAEKIAFALNYDGVITAFVGTHTHVQTADERILPKGTAFITDLGMSGVIDSVIGIEAADAIYKQKTGLIRRFQPAKGEAKLNGVIIQIDEKSNKAISINRISI, from the coding sequence ATGAAAGTACTTATGGTAGGAGATATCTTTGCTAAGCCAGGCAGAGAAGTCTTTAAAAAAAATATTAAAAGCCTAATTAAAGATAATCAAATTGATATTGTTGTTGTTAATGGAGAAAATACAACACATGGTAAATCGATTTCAAAAGAACATTACCATTTTTACAAGGAAAATTACGTTGATGTAATAACAAGTGGTAATCATATATTTAAAAATGCAGAAGTTCTAGAGTATATAAACCAGACTCCTGATTTGTTAAAACCATTAAACATGTATAAAACACCAGGTAACGGATATGTGATTATTGAAAAAAATAATAAAAAAATATGTGTATTGAATTTAATGGGTAATAACTTTATGGATCCTTCAAACAGTGTTTATGAAACTATGGATGATTTTTTATCATTAAAATTATCATATGATATATTATTAGTTGACTTTCATGCTGAAACAACAGCTGAAAAAATAGCTTTTGCATTAAACTATGACGGAGTTATAACTGCTTTTGTAGGAACTCACACTCATGTGCAAACTGCAGATGAAAGAATATTACCAAAGGGTACAGCATTTATAACTGATTTAGGCATGAGCGGAGTAATTGATTCTGTTATTGGTATTGAAGCAGCTGATGCTATTTATAAACAAAAAACAGGATTGATAAGACGCTTTCAACCAGCAAAAGGTGAAGCAAAATTGAATGGAGTAATTATTCAAATTGATGAAAAGTCAAATAAAGCTATAAGCATTAATAGAATAAGTATTTAA
- a CDS encoding M13 family metallopeptidase yields MTKIRPQDNFYDSVNKEWIDNNELPDGYASWGSFEMLQKKSTDDIKAIINELVSAKSLDRESQMIANLRSNYLNNQARNQQGISPIIPILNKIKELADKTQLTALFIELFKGWGISLFHSKGVDSDFKDSNLRALMIDSMGLGMSDRDFYEATHPRHEEIKKAYKNYIENLVKLSKVDLKTSDIFTLIYNFEEKISKSMFKQEELREPENIYNVVTIQDLNTICPIIDWTSYLSQTGYDKAAKIILTEPKYFEKLSEMIEEISLDDLKDIMLYKITSSYSRMLTIDLYENAFKYGSVFSGVKKMKPIEDRVVEFIDSTLGELISKEYVKRHFSEDAKKDVLKMVNDLLKVYENRINALDWMSEETKIKAIEKLKSFTIKIGYPDKWEDLSDVEILSYEEGGSLFENMQSLAKHYINKELKEINLPVDKTKWYMDAQTVNAYYNPTSNEICFPAGILQKPFYDVNQSHAANLGGIGAVIGHEVSHGFDDEGSKFDKDGNFENWWTQTDNEQYKLRTQRVVDQYNEYQINGSNVNGKLTLGENIGDLSGVAAALDICKAQSPENLKDFFTNYALVWRRKATDEQKNTRLLVDPHSPEEFRCNGVLVNINEFHEVYETKPGDGMYKPKEERTKVW; encoded by the coding sequence ATGACAAAAATTAGACCACAAGATAATTTCTATGATTCAGTAAATAAAGAATGAATAGATAATAATGAGTTACCAGATGGATATGCATCATGAGGTAGTTTTGAAATGCTACAAAAGAAATCAACAGACGATATCAAAGCAATAATCAATGAACTTGTTAGCGCAAAGAGCTTAGATAGAGAAAGTCAAATGATTGCTAACTTGAGATCAAACTATTTGAATAATCAAGCAAGAAATCAGCAAGGAATTAGTCCAATTATTCCAATTTTAAATAAAATAAAAGAATTAGCTGATAAAACTCAATTAACAGCTTTATTTATTGAATTATTTAAAGGTTGAGGAATTTCTTTATTCCATTCAAAAGGAGTTGACTCAGATTTTAAAGATAGTAATCTAAGGGCATTAATGATTGATTCTATGGGATTAGGAATGTCTGATAGAGATTTTTATGAAGCAACTCACCCAAGACATGAAGAAATTAAAAAAGCTTATAAAAATTACATTGAAAATTTAGTTAAACTTTCAAAAGTAGATTTGAAGACTTCAGATATTTTTACTTTGATTTATAACTTTGAAGAAAAAATCTCAAAATCAATGTTTAAGCAAGAAGAATTACGTGAACCAGAAAACATTTATAATGTTGTAACCATTCAAGATTTAAATACTATATGTCCAATTATTGACTGAACATCATACCTAAGCCAAACAGGATATGATAAAGCAGCAAAAATTATACTAACTGAGCCTAAATATTTTGAAAAGCTAAGCGAAATGATTGAAGAAATTAGTTTAGATGATTTAAAGGATATCATGTTATATAAAATAACTAGTTCTTATTCAAGAATGCTAACAATTGATTTATATGAAAATGCATTTAAATATGGATCAGTATTTAGTGGTGTTAAGAAAATGAAACCTATCGAAGATAGAGTTGTTGAATTTATTGATAGCACACTTGGAGAATTAATTTCAAAAGAATATGTAAAACGTCATTTTTCAGAAGATGCAAAAAAAGATGTTTTAAAAATGGTTAATGATTTATTAAAAGTTTATGAAAATAGAATTAATGCATTAGATTGAATGTCAGAAGAAACAAAAATTAAAGCTATTGAAAAATTAAAGTCTTTTACTATTAAAATTGGTTACCCAGATAAATGAGAGGATTTAAGTGATGTTGAAATTCTTAGTTATGAAGAAGGCGGAAGTTTATTTGAAAACATGCAAAGCTTAGCAAAACACTACATTAACAAAGAATTAAAAGAAATCAATTTACCAGTTGATAAAACAAAATGATATATGGATGCTCAAACAGTTAATGCTTATTATAATCCAACGTCAAATGAAATTTGTTTCCCTGCAGGAATTTTGCAAAAACCATTTTATGATGTAAATCAATCACATGCTGCTAATCTTGGTGGAATTGGTGCAGTTATTGGTCACGAAGTAAGTCATGGTTTTGATGATGAAGGAAGTAAATTTGATAAAGATGGAAATTTTGAAAATTGATGAACTCAAACAGATAACGAGCAATATAAGTTAAGAACTCAAAGAGTTGTTGATCAATATAATGAATATCAAATTAATGGTTCTAATGTTAATGGTAAATTAACACTTGGTGAAAATATTGGTGACTTAAGTGGAGTTGCTGCTGCTTTAGATATATGCAAGGCACAAAGCCCGGAAAACTTAAAAGATTTCTTTACAAACTATGCTTTAGTATGAAGAAGAAAAGCAACAGATGAGCAAAAAAACACAAGATTACTAGTTGATCCTCATTCGCCTGAAGAATTCAGATGTAATGGTGTATTGGTAAATATAAATGAATTCCACGAAGTTTATGAAACTAAACCTGGTGATGGTATGTATAAACCAAAAGAAGAAAGAACTAAAGTTTGATAA
- the metK gene encoding methionine adenosyltransferase — protein sequence MRKLFTSESVSEGHPDKICDQISDAILDEILKQDPNAKVACETFATTNYLLIGGQITTIATVDYEKIARDVLRKIGYNNDAYGINADTCQIDIKVEQQSADIALGIDLDTEVIGAGDQGIMFGYATNESKTFLPLAITISHELVYLASKLRKEGKFKWARPDMKSQVTIDYTDESNPKIDTILMSIQHDDEMIEEEFKNFIKSEIMDVVAKEFKLNTDFKVLINPTGRFVIGGPQGDTGLTGRKIIVDTYGGYSRHGGGAFSGKDATKVDRSAAYMARYAAKNLVAAGLADKIEIQVSYAIGKPEPVSIFIETFGTEKVSKEIIAKVLNDNFNFSVNEIIKKLDLRKPTFLKTATYGHFGKHELTWEQLDKVKAIKK from the coding sequence ATGAGAAAATTATTTACTAGCGAAAGTGTTTCAGAAGGACATCCAGACAAAATATGTGATCAGATATCTGATGCGATATTGGATGAAATATTGAAACAAGACCCAAACGCTAAGGTAGCCTGCGAAACATTTGCTACCACAAACTATTTATTAATTGGCGGACAGATTACAACAATTGCAACTGTTGATTATGAAAAAATTGCACGTGATGTATTAAGAAAAATTGGATATAACAATGATGCTTATGGAATCAATGCCGACACTTGTCAAATTGATATCAAAGTTGAACAACAATCAGCCGATATTGCCTTAGGAATCGATTTAGATACTGAAGTAATTGGAGCTGGTGACCAAGGAATTATGTTTGGATATGCTACAAATGAATCTAAAACTTTCTTACCATTAGCTATTACTATTTCACATGAGTTAGTTTATTTAGCTTCTAAGCTAAGAAAAGAAGGAAAATTTAAATGAGCAAGACCTGACATGAAGTCTCAAGTAACAATTGATTACACTGATGAGTCAAATCCTAAAATTGATACAATCTTGATGTCAATTCAACACGATGATGAGATGATTGAAGAAGAATTTAAAAATTTTATAAAATCAGAAATCATGGATGTTGTTGCTAAAGAGTTTAAATTAAATACTGATTTTAAAGTACTGATTAACCCAACAGGTAGATTTGTTATTGGTGGACCTCAAGGGGATACTGGATTAACAGGAAGAAAAATTATTGTTGATACATATGGAGGCTACTCACGTCATGGAGGAGGAGCTTTTTCAGGAAAAGATGCAACAAAAGTTGATAGAAGTGCTGCTTATATGGCGAGATATGCTGCTAAAAACTTAGTTGCTGCTGGTTTGGCTGATAAAATTGAAATTCAAGTTTCATATGCTATTGGTAAACCAGAACCAGTTTCAATTTTTATCGAAACATTTGGAACAGAAAAAGTAAGCAAAGAAATTATTGCAAAAGTACTAAATGATAATTTCAATTTTTCAGTTAATGAAATTATTAAAAAATTAGATTTAAGAAAACCGACATTTTTGAAAACTGCAACTTATGGACACTTTGGAAAACATGAATTAACATGAGAACAATTAGATAAAGTTAAAGCAATTAAAAAATAA
- a CDS encoding ABC transporter ATP-binding protein: protein MKELIKINNIKKTNILQEINLSVFENECISIMGNSGVGKSTLLNILSGIEKPSEGSIIIDGTNISELKEPKLTKFRSKEISYIYQDYKLIEYLTVEQNIKFVEKNNKNIINEQKYFNLLKELGLIEKEKIIVSKLSGGQKQRVAIARALLGNSKIILADEPTGALDLINTKKVLEELVVNSKKLGKTLIIVTHSPQVGLETEKIILMNNGKITEEIKTKEITMAKLEKKLLIENA, encoded by the coding sequence ATGAAAGAATTAATCAAAATAAACAATATAAAAAAAACAAATATTTTACAGGAAATAAATTTAAGTGTTTTTGAAAATGAATGTATTTCAATTATGGGCAATAGCGGAGTGGGTAAATCAACACTTTTAAACATCTTGTCAGGTATTGAAAAACCATCAGAAGGAAGCATTATAATTGATGGAACTAATATATCAGAATTGAAGGAACCTAAATTAACAAAATTTAGATCAAAAGAAATATCATACATTTATCAAGATTATAAATTAATTGAATATTTAACTGTTGAACAAAATATAAAATTTGTAGAGAAAAATAATAAAAACATAATTAACGAACAAAAATATTTTAATTTACTAAAAGAACTTGGATTAATTGAAAAAGAAAAGATTATTGTATCTAAGTTATCAGGTGGACAAAAACAACGTGTAGCAATTGCACGAGCATTACTTGGAAATTCAAAGATAATATTGGCAGATGAACCAACAGGAGCTCTTGATTTAATCAACACTAAAAAGGTATTAGAAGAATTAGTAGTTAATAGTAAAAAATTGGGAAAAACTTTAATTATAGTTACCCATTCACCACAAGTTGGACTTGAAACAGAAAAGATTATTTTAATGAATAATGGAAAAATAACAGAAGAAATTAAAACTAAAGAAATAACAATGGCTAAATTAGAAAAAAAACTACTTATTGAAAATGCATAA
- the ylxM gene encoding YlxM family DNA-binding protein has protein sequence MSKITLEKTLELSSLFYLYKNMLTEKQVEYFELYFEEDLSFQEIADQLAISKAAAHDAINKIIKSLNDLEGKLQMNERKIKIQGIIEKHNSSENKEVLELIKEIEEVI, from the coding sequence ATGAGTAAAATAACATTAGAAAAAACTTTGGAGTTATCATCACTATTTTATTTATATAAAAATATGCTAACTGAAAAACAAGTTGAATATTTTGAATTATATTTTGAAGAAGATTTGAGTTTTCAAGAAATAGCTGATCAACTAGCAATATCTAAAGCAGCAGCACATGATGCAATTAATAAAATTATTAAATCATTAAATGATTTAGAAGGTAAGCTACAAATGAATGAACGAAAAATAAAAATTCAAGGTATTATTGAAAAACACAATAGTTCTGAGAATAAAGAGGTTTTGGAACTTATAAAAGAAATAGAAGAGGTTATCTAA
- a CDS encoding FtsX-like permease family protein, with protein MNFNVREKDLINRRLIGLSFKNLFKNLLHEQLIIMVPSFILGFCFSIVLNKLLIANLIQKSILQQDFLINYSFLNIILVLLISFVTLFAIIYASTKKYQWIEESNKDNKKKTIKSQIIKIVLGFMFIISYFLLIVFNNTEVLYLFGGIFFIIGLHLLLEIMIKIITKILFRVSTSSFVFSSSIKNMQYNASLITKIILMLVNSMIFLNFSINVIGKMGVQSYEINPNTQYINGLIFLGAYLNIVFVSFTFVIIVNGFLMYLRSLEKENFILRQLGFTRKKVFVRNVLQFIIIWFLYVILAFTATVLISLIWNDKAALSNFIYWIIEIFAVLILMLLLCLSNWFFKIIKNK; from the coding sequence ATAAATTTTAATGTCAGAGAAAAAGATCTAATAAATAGAAGATTAATAGGATTGTCTTTTAAAAATTTATTTAAAAATTTATTGCATGAACAGCTAATCATAATGGTTCCGAGTTTTATTTTAGGATTTTGTTTTTCAATAGTCTTAAATAAACTGCTTATTGCAAATTTAATTCAAAAGTCTATACTTCAACAAGACTTTTTAATAAACTATTCATTTTTAAATATAATTTTAGTACTTTTAATAAGTTTTGTAACTTTGTTTGCAATTATTTATGCATCAACAAAAAAATACCAATGAATTGAAGAAAGCAACAAAGATAATAAAAAGAAAACCATTAAAAGTCAAATTATTAAAATTGTATTAGGATTTATGTTTATCATTTCGTATTTTCTACTAATTGTATTTAATAATACAGAGGTTTTATATTTATTTGGAGGAATATTCTTTATTATAGGCCTACATCTATTGTTAGAAATTATGATAAAAATAATTACCAAAATACTTTTTCGTGTTTCTACAAGTTCATTTGTATTCTCTAGTTCAATAAAAAATATGCAATATAATGCATCTCTAATAACTAAAATTATTTTAATGCTTGTTAACTCAATGATTTTTTTAAATTTTTCAATTAACGTAATAGGCAAAATGGGTGTTCAAAGTTATGAAATAAATCCTAACACTCAATATATAAATGGTTTGATATTTTTAGGAGCATATTTAAACATTGTATTTGTGAGTTTTACATTTGTTATTATAGTCAACGGTTTTTTAATGTATTTAAGAAGTTTAGAAAAAGAAAATTTTATATTAAGACAACTAGGCTTTACTAGAAAAAAAGTTTTTGTCAGAAATGTTTTACAATTTATTATAATTTGATTTCTTTATGTAATATTAGCATTTACAGCAACAGTTTTAATATCATTAATTTGAAATGATAAAGCAGCTTTATCCAATTTTATATACTGAATTATTGAAATTTTTGCGGTTCTAATACTTATGTTGCTACTATGCTTAAGTAATTGATTTTTTAAAATTATTAAAAATAAATAA
- the trmFO gene encoding methylenetetrahydrofolate--tRNA-(uracil(54)-C(5))-methyltransferase (FADH(2)-oxidizing) TrmFO, with translation MQKEVNIIGAGLAGCEAAYLLANNGIKVNLYEVKSLIKNDIQKTNDLGELVCSNTLRSKSKKNAAGILKNEMKLLNSLVIQAALANEIPGDDALSVDRFGFSKYITEKIKNHENITLIEQEVFEIDYTKVTIVASGPLTTEKLGKNIELMTGNEKLFFLDASAPIITKDSIDFDKVYWASRHNEGKDGQYICIPLNEEQFNTFVNELKNADTVKLKSFEKEIYFKGCQPIEQIAKTSKKVLLNGPLSPNNLVDQNGETPFAVIQLRQDDAIDSLYNFVGFQTNIKWPEQKRILQTLPGLENLNIIRYGVMHKNYYINSPKLLNRALQVKRNKNVFFAGQITGVEGYIESASSGILTAINVLAYLNNKKIEQPSRKSMLGALNFYITNPKHEKLKPMKCNLGILDQQNKTAKSEFYSFDESEKEIKAFIKIISSFAKIGDTNE, from the coding sequence ATGCAAAAAGAAGTGAATATTATAGGAGCAGGATTGGCAGGTTGTGAAGCTGCTTATCTATTAGCCAATAATGGAATAAAAGTTAATTTATATGAAGTTAAATCTTTAATAAAAAATGATATTCAAAAAACTAATGACCTAGGGGAATTAGTTTGCTCAAATACTTTAAGAAGCAAATCCAAAAAAAACGCAGCAGGAATTTTAAAAAATGAAATGAAATTATTAAATTCATTAGTTATACAGGCAGCATTAGCAAATGAAATTCCTGGTGATGATGCTTTAAGTGTTGACCGATTTGGATTTAGTAAATATATTACTGAAAAAATTAAGAATCACGAAAATATAACTTTAATTGAACAAGAAGTTTTTGAAATTGATTATACAAAAGTAACTATTGTAGCTTCAGGGCCTTTAACAACAGAAAAATTAGGTAAGAATATCGAATTAATGACAGGAAATGAAAAATTATTCTTTTTAGATGCATCTGCTCCTATCATCACAAAAGATAGTATTGATTTTGATAAGGTATATTGAGCAAGCAGACATAATGAAGGCAAAGATGGTCAATATATTTGTATACCGCTGAATGAAGAACAATTTAACACATTTGTAAATGAGTTAAAAAATGCTGATACAGTTAAATTAAAATCCTTTGAAAAAGAAATATATTTTAAAGGATGTCAACCAATTGAGCAAATAGCTAAAACTAGTAAAAAAGTTTTATTAAATGGTCCATTATCACCAAATAATTTAGTTGATCAAAACGGTGAAACTCCATTTGCAGTTATACAACTACGACAAGATGATGCAATTGATTCACTTTATAATTTTGTTGGTTTTCAAACAAACATTAAATGGCCAGAACAAAAAAGAATTTTACAAACATTACCTGGTCTTGAAAATTTAAATATTATTAGATATGGAGTTATGCATAAAAACTATTACATCAACTCACCCAAATTGCTTAATAGAGCACTGCAAGTAAAAAGAAATAAGAATGTATTTTTTGCAGGGCAAATAACTGGTGTCGAAGGATACATTGAATCTGCAAGTAGTGGAATCTTAACTGCAATCAATGTATTAGCTTATCTAAATAATAAGAAAATAGAGCAACCATCAAGAAAATCAATGTTAGGGGCTTTAAATTTTTATATAACAAATCCTAAGCACGAAAAATTAAAACCAATGAAATGTAACTTAGGGATTTTAGATCAACAAAACAAAACTGCTAAATCAGAATTTTATTCATTCGATGAATCAGAAAAAGAAATAAAAGCATTTATTAAAATAATAAGCAGTTTTGCAAAAATAGGTGATACCAATGAATAG
- a CDS encoding uracil-DNA glycosylase: MNREWNNFLANNNLLKKIEELINKAYKTKETIYPSKEDCLRLFNLISPKEVKVVIIGQDPYHNPKQANGIAFSASNEIKTPKSLINIFKELDSDLNIKHYDNNDLSGWVEQGVLLINTCWTVIENNPGSHAKLGWQEIVSVILSNLNKNNPNLVYCLWGNYAKRVYENLEFKTSNVISSAHPSPFSYLKGFKESKPFSKINAILLNNDLEPIDWSK, translated from the coding sequence ATGAATAGAGAATGAAATAATTTTCTAGCGAATAATAATCTTTTAAAAAAAATTGAAGAATTAATAAATAAAGCATACAAAACTAAAGAAACTATTTATCCATCAAAAGAAGATTGCTTAAGGTTATTTAATTTAATATCTCCAAAAGAAGTTAAAGTTGTTATTATTGGTCAAGATCCATATCATAACCCTAAACAAGCAAATGGAATTGCTTTTAGTGCTAGTAATGAAATTAAAACGCCTAAAAGTTTAATTAATATTTTTAAAGAGTTAGACAGTGATTTAAATATTAAACATTATGATAATAATGATTTAAGTGGTTGAGTTGAACAAGGTGTTTTATTAATAAATACTTGTTGAACAGTTATTGAAAATAATCCTGGAAGTCATGCTAAACTAGGTTGACAAGAAATAGTTAGCGTTATTTTAAGTAATTTAAATAAAAATAATCCAAATTTAGTTTATTGTTTATGAGGTAACTATGCGAAAAGAGTTTATGAAAACTTAGAGTTCAAAACGTCTAATGTAATTAGCTCAGCTCATCCATCACCATTTAGTTACCTAAAAGGTTTTAAAGAATCAAAGCCTTTTTCAAAAATAAATGCAATTTTGCTTAATAATGATTTAGAACCAATAGATTGGTCTAAATAA